ACTGTGGATTGATCGGGACCCTACGATATAGTCTCCCTGAATACGGAACTCATAACCTTCTTTTCTTAAGTAGGCATACTCTTCCCCTTGCGAATATTTGAGGAAAAGTTCTTGTCTGAGGGATTTGCTTCTCGCTTCATTCTCTTCTATAAACTGTTGGGAATAATCATCCAGGTATTTCGCAATGGCGCTGTTAGCCGCATAATTCATCGCCTGGCCCGAACCGTTGAGCAGGGCACCTAAGTTCTTAATATCATTCTCGTTTGTGACGAGTGAATTCATATGGGAGAGCAGTCCGTCTACTTGCTCTCTGGTTTCCTTGAGTGCCTGGTTGGATGCATTGATTGCTTCTGCAATCTCCGATCCATCGGAAACGGATGCAGGCGCACCACTTTCTATGGCAGCGATCATCTCAGCCAGTCCGTCTAACAATTCCCCTTTGAGGTTTTTGTTCGCAAGCTGTTCCGATTGCGCGAGTAGTTGGTTTACTAGATTTTGGGATTCGGTTCCTTTTTGAACTAAACTTTGGGATGTAGCAAGTAAACCTTGGATTTTATCGTAAGCCTCACCGGATTCTCTGATTCCATCAATTTGATTCTGGCCTTGTTTGATTTGTTTGGCAATGGATTCCGAATCGTCGAAACTTTTACTGATAAGGGAATCTTTGTAATTTAGGAATGAAGATTTCGTATAACTAAGAGATCTGGACGAAACCTCTTGCAGCATAAAGTCCCCGAGCTTCGCATAATTATCCGTGATGATGGATCTCGCCTCCGCCTTTTTAGCTACCGCCTGTCCTGTGTAATACGCTGCTTCGTCGAACTTACCTTTCTCTTCGTATTCTTCCGCCAGTTTTAGGAAATCATCGGCTTTCTTAAAGTATTGTTCCACTTGGGCGAGTATCTTGTTTTCTTTTTCCAACACTTCTTTTTGAAGTGTGTTCGCTTTCTTCGTATCATCTCTTACGTCTTGATAAAGCGCGAGTGTGTTTCTGTCCCTGGCAGCTCTGGGGATAAACCCGAATTTTCCATCCCCACCATTCAATTCATTGTTCCAATCAACCTGGCCTTGCTGGGAAGCATCTATATTGGATTGGACCGACTGGAACTCTTCGATTCCGTATCCTTCTTGTCCGAACATTCCCAGAATGTTTTGGATTCGGATCGTCGCATCCATTTCGCTAGAGGTATAACTTTCTGTTCTGGCATAAGACTCGATGAGTTTCCCACTTACAACTGCACCTGCTTCCCCCATTTGGATTTCATTTGTTTTTCCGGATACTGCTTGGTCCAATAGTTGATTGGAATAATTGTATTGGTAATTATTCCAAAGTTGGCGGGAGCTATCGTACATCTGGGTTGTATTATTGTATGAATTTACAATTTGGGATTGTAGGTTTTGAGCGACCGAGATGGCATCGGCTTGGAATTTTTTCTCACCTGTGCTCGGGTCTTCTACCGCTTTGTTCAGTGCTTCTTTGGCTGTGAGGAACCAATTCAGCTCAACCGATTTGAATGTAACGATTGTATCTTGCCAAGCTTGTTGTCCTGCTCGGAATCTACTGTTTTCGTTACCAACGGCACCTGTTCCCGCGACTTCAAATCCGTAAACATCAGTGATCCAATTGTCTCTCTGTGTTTTGAGACTTGCGATTTGGGTATCAAAATTAAGAACCGCGAGGTTCTTCGCTTCTTCCAGATTGGCGAGAGAGACTTCGTATTCGTCTGTGTACTGTTTGCTTCTATCTTCCCAATCTTGGAGTGGATTGACCAGACTTAAGAAAGTATCTGCCAGACTTTTATAGTTGGCTTGGTGTCCTTTCCAAGTATCTTGGTTTCCTTGTTTGTCTTTATCTATATATCGATAATCCGTATAGATACTGACATTGTTGTACCAACCCAGTTGGTCATACCAGTTCCCGGCTCCTGTAATGTCTGTATTGCCTAAGAATATCTTTGTGGTACCTGCAATCGCTTGTTCGCTTCCGGTTAAATATCCTTGTGCAGTATTTGGAGTGAAAGTGGCGTTATAATTTTTTGAAACTGCATTACGAATGCTGTTGTTGGTGGCGACTTGCCCTTCCAAGACATCGTTAGAAACGTTGAGATAATAAGACTGATCGGAAAGTAATTGAGGAACATAATACCCATACATTTTTATTCCTGCCGGGGGGATTGCGTAGTTACAAGTACCTCTACCTGGTTGATAACATTGTACACCATCAGTTGTTCCTCCATATGTATAGTAAGGGTAATTAGAAGTGGCGACATACTTTGTTTCTTGATGACCACCCCATGCACCAGTGCTACTATCGGAAGGGGTAGAGAAATTTTGACCGACAACCCATGCCGCTGCGTCATAAGAAGTTAAAAAATCATGCACCCTCCCTGCATTCATCAATGCAGTAGCTGTGCCTCTCGTGTCATAATTTACAGCGGAAGCAACAGAATACCCGTTGAAAGTTCCATTCGCTTGATAAATGATATTATAAGTAGTGCCTGGGGGATAGCTACCGCAACCACCGGATCCACCATAAGCACTACAGCTTACTGTTGTATCCCCAACATCTTGGGTATAAGTAAGTTGTTGACTTACAGTCACTGTTTCCCATTTCAATACATCCCATTCATTGACTTTATTTTTGGCATAGTTTTCCTGGTTTCGGAAAAAAGTTCCTAGAGTTTGGGCCATCTCGGATATGGAGGCATGGTCGTTTAATTTTTGTTGTATTTCACTCAGGAGAGCATCTACATCTCCGAATGCATCACTCATCACTTTGTCGCCATTGACGCTTGTTGCCAGTTGTATTCTTTGGGATTGGATGCTATTGACAGTTCCTTGCAAAGAAGACCTGAGTGCATTCTCTGCACTTTCGATCATACCTTTGTTCTGAAGCCACTGTTCCTTGGTCATGGCAATCCCATCCAGATAGTCTTGTTTTTCCTGGGTTAGGTTGCTGATCGTAGTATTCCATTGTAAGATCCCGTTTTGGATGGCGGCCACGGAATCTTGTTCCCAATTCTCTTGTTTGGTGAGTAGATCCTGCCATTTGCTATCCCAAAGAGCGGCACCTTGTGTGTATCCGTCCGTGACTTGTGCGGGGTTCGCTTCTTGGGAAGCCTCCGCAAAGCCGGTTACCGCCTGAACTGCCGGGTCAATACTTCCGATGAGCCCTTGTTTGTTGGTTTCTATGTCTTGGTCTTTTTTAGCGGAAAGAGTGTTGAGAAAAGCATTCAATTCGGACTGAATATAGCTGGATGCATCTGCAATCCAATTGGCTTTTGCTTGTTGTTTTTGTAAGGTGAGCTGTGCTTGAACTGCCTGTCTGTAAACGCTAACATCATTTACAGGGTCGGTGGTTGTGACTGAGCTAAGGATCGTATTGATCTCCGCTTCTACTTCCGCTTCCCAAGATGCTTCGACTGCATCTTCTGCACCTCTTACAATACTCATAAAACCGGATTCGCTGGTTTGGCTCGCTGCCGCAGACTCAACGTAAGGTTGTAAGTCCGTGTTTCTAAATGGTTTTGTTTTGGTAAGTT
The nucleotide sequence above comes from Leptospira kobayashii. Encoded proteins:
- a CDS encoding TIGR04388 family protein, translated to MKNSLFSHSNKKYTTFSLDFGSRIGFSERLTSLVLLTVFLFTIALPIEVLAQSVPQLTKTKPFRNTDLQPYVESAAASQTSESGFMSIVRGAEDAVEASWEAEVEAEINTILSSVTTTDPVNDVSVYRQAVQAQLTLQKQQAKANWIADASSYIQSELNAFLNTLSAKKDQDIETNKQGLIGSIDPAVQAVTGFAEASQEANPAQVTDGYTQGAALWDSKWQDLLTKQENWEQDSVAAIQNGILQWNTTISNLTQEKQDYLDGIAMTKEQWLQNKGMIESAENALRSSLQGTVNSIQSQRIQLATSVNGDKVMSDAFGDVDALLSEIQQKLNDHASISEMAQTLGTFFRNQENYAKNKVNEWDVLKWETVTVSQQLTYTQDVGDTTVSCSAYGGSGGCGSYPPGTTYNIIYQANGTFNGYSVASAVNYDTRGTATALMNAGRVHDFLTSYDAAAWVVGQNFSTPSDSSTGAWGGHQETKYVATSNYPYYTYGGTTDGVQCYQPGRGTCNYAIPPAGIKMYGYYVPQLLSDQSYYLNVSNDVLEGQVATNNSIRNAVSKNYNATFTPNTAQGYLTGSEQAIAGTTKIFLGNTDITGAGNWYDQLGWYNNVSIYTDYRYIDKDKQGNQDTWKGHQANYKSLADTFLSLVNPLQDWEDRSKQYTDEYEVSLANLEEAKNLAVLNFDTQIASLKTQRDNWITDVYGFEVAGTGAVGNENSRFRAGQQAWQDTIVTFKSVELNWFLTAKEALNKAVEDPSTGEKKFQADAISVAQNLQSQIVNSYNNTTQMYDSSRQLWNNYQYNYSNQLLDQAVSGKTNEIQMGEAGAVVSGKLIESYARTESYTSSEMDATIRIQNILGMFGQEGYGIEEFQSVQSNIDASQQGQVDWNNELNGGDGKFGFIPRAARDRNTLALYQDVRDDTKKANTLQKEVLEKENKILAQVEQYFKKADDFLKLAEEYEEKGKFDEAAYYTGQAVAKKAEARSIITDNYAKLGDFMLQEVSSRSLSYTKSSFLNYKDSLISKSFDDSESIAKQIKQGQNQIDGIRESGEAYDKIQGLLATSQSLVQKGTESQNLVNQLLAQSEQLANKNLKGELLDGLAEMIAAIESGAPASVSDGSEIAEAINASNQALKETREQVDGLLSHMNSLVTNENDIKNLGALLNGSGQAMNYAANSAIAKYLDDYSQQFIEENEARSKSLRQELFLKYSQGEEYAYLRKEGYEFRIQGDYIVGSRSIHSGDFKIAGNAMQDSSYSPLFTAQNIEINTKFDPGTLRVDTLGIDSLMNTEFNADRVTQVAAYVDNMANNMEEMFAQFSDKTEETKAYYTQNEEIKTQNIETYKKLSNYFLTNFQGMEATFSQAYAPNMGGLRDNFKQSKYNFRQGTLPGDSKGENWVSIKGVPVSTERHLGSRELRGTVNIKGIPIEMSYGIQDLNIPAAFSLGAMGHSFELNGMGTTFAANEVTAANGAFTQYLDGTIKDVQAKAKANESEKESKGFLFDVLSGTASGQNLAQSFKSVVTEKVNGIITSAIAEATGLPAGLISGLVGGKSMKDAVKDYAKQEATNAIAEATGIPAWAISQQLDKMSKPKEKFYETKEFQIVTTVAAVALAPFTGGASLYVAVAASAAIGAAQGAASGGLQGALVGAAGGALGAVTRSVSGGSVTVGLSYSAENGFGASVGVGYGPATVTAGISQKGGTTVGLGFEAGGLSAGLSYSEQDGFGGNVGIASENGNSLALNYSQASGLGVNIGREFGNGVSGGLSYSQQNGFGANVDVAYENKLSKNNGTGAGLELTQNGGLTVNLNAAGGANAGSWNSQTGFQANTNFLTDQWQNKYNKDQEEKQAGLDQAEAEAKQKEAQNNEGADIIAGASRIGKKEGDEPDAPGTPIDRNANSREAMPDISDPGDSVPDPGEPENAPTSENSNKDNLQLDVRKIKQQDFRVSSSEGLFSSMRNGLMTAAMKANGCYAATLIASGEADGGKKVDPNSVLNKAIKKGYVDGYSGEVLNTVDLYKLAGGTKTNLERVTGKGITAEYISSQLENGNTLQMKLLKKNGGTHFEVIKGIETIGGQKYFKLMDPGYNDGYEYLNQKTMKIGLINETGEFIARKDINSIERIQTIKNSE